GATGAACTGCGATTGCTTTAGCAAGTAGAGGTGGTACGGCATTACCTACCTGATTATACTGGCAAAGAAACTTTTCATTAAATCTATTTTCTCGTTGCAATAACTTATGAGATACAACAGTTTTCTTGCCTAAAAAACGATAATTGTCTGGGAAAGATTGAACACGCGCACCTTCACGGGCTGTCAAATTACGATGCTGGAAAGGATGAATAAAATTTGCATAAAAAGAAGCTGCTATGGTGTGGGCTGGTTTACAGGGATTTAAACGTCGGTTATTTTGATCATAGGTTTTACCAGATAATTCACCATTTCCATTACGACGTTTAGCACCATATTCTTTCGCTACATCTGAACTAGATTCACCCCATTTAATTTGTTTAAACCGTTCTACAAGTCTGTCAGAATGTTCCATTGCTACATGATTGTAGAGAGTTTTACTACTATTTCTTATCCATTGCTGATAGGAATTTTGAGCTTCCAATATGTAAGATTGTTCTTCTTTACCTTCACGCGCATTAAGTTGTGGTAAATCTGAGATAGCATCCCATAAACTAATAGCAGGATTTAGATGTATTCCCTCAAGTGATAATTGCCAACTATTAATATTTAATAAATCTAGGAAATGTGTTTTGGGAGGAATACCTATTTGCTTACCTAGTTTATTTCCCACAATAAAGACACGCTCTCTAATTTGTGGTATACCATATTCAGCAGAATTAAGTAACCATATTTCTACAAAATAGCCAATATCTTCAAAAGTTTTCTTAATAATATCTATTACTTTTACACCATCAACATTTTTACGTGATAGTAACCCTTTGACATTCTCCATTATAAATGCTTTAGGTTCAAGAAAACTTATCCATTGAGCAAAGTTAATGAATAAAGTATTTCTAGGATCATGAGGATCTTTTTGGGCTGGTCCTGCAATACTAAAACCTTGACAGGGCGGACCACCAATAATAATATCCGGCTTGAGAAGACAGATTTCTTTAACGCTATTTATATTATTAAAGTCCCGAATATCATTTTGAATTACTGTCATTTCTGGGTGATTGTAGCGCAGGGTATCGCACGCCCAAGCATCAATTTCAATAGATAGAGGAACAGAAAAACCGGCTATCTCAAAACCTAAACCAAAGCCTCCAGCCCCAGCAAACAAGTCAACAGCGACAGGTTGCAGTGTTTTCATAAATTTTTAGTGTATTTACTTGTAGTTTTGAACTTTTAAAGACTCTAATAAGATATCTGTACCTTTAGCAATACCCCGCAGTCGGGACAAATTACCTTTCTTTGATGCTGGTTGAGTTTCCTGTTGTAATGATTCTAACAGGGTTTGTACCAATTGCCAGCGTTGACTCGTTGGTAATTTCAGCACTTGCTTTTCTAGTTCGTGTAATGTCATAAGAAGACATATAAGTTTATTTCATTTTAATTATACATAAATTCGGGTATTTAGATTAACCCCACTAACTTTGCTAAATATAGGACTTACGCACGAAGTAATCAAAAACCCAATTCTTTCGTAGGGGTAATTCATGAATTACCCCTACTTTTGTGATGTTTTACGTAAGTCCTGTAAATATTCAAATCACTTTCTTTATACTTCAAATTCCATGACTTTTCCCAATTACCCAACTACGGCGGAAAAACCGCGCTAATGCCGATTCTTCCAAAGATAAATAAATTGGTCTACCATGAGGACAGGTGCGCGGGTTGCGGGTACGTTGCCAATTATCTAATAATGTCTGCATTTCTGGTAAAGTCATTTTTGTACCATTGCGAATTGCACTCCGACAAGCAACAGCAACTTGAGCAGTTTGTAAATCTCCTCCCCAACTTAATTCTAAAATTGCTTCTGCACAATCTTCTCGTTGTTTTAAGATAGCTGGGATATTCCGCACTGCCCAAAGTTTATCACCAAAAGGTTCAATATCTAAATTGATGCGCTCTAATTGGGAAACCTGCGCTGGTGATAATTGATAAATAATAATTGGCGTTTCCACTGGTACTAATTGCCAATTATCACATAATTGTTCATATAAAACTCGTTCATGGGCAATATGTTGTTCTACTAACCACATTCCTCCAGAATGTTCAGCGACAATATAAGTATTACTGACTTGAGCAACAGCTTTTAAATAGTTTTGATTTTCTTGATTTTGTGAACTTTGAGAATTGAAATTATATTCACCTTTAGATTCGGCAACTTTGAGTAAATTACTAACTCTGGTTGTCTGCACAGATTCTTTAATATTAGTTTCCGAAATCCGCAGAGATTTATTAATAGCTTCGGTAATTTGTTCTTGCCAAAAACTTAGTTCATTTAGATAAATTTCCGTTTTCGCTGGGTTACGATTCCAGTTAATTTGTTCGGGAGAAATAGTTAAGTGTAAAAAACAAACTGGATAGCGATCGCGTGGTAATGTTTTATGAAAAGCTGAAAATATAGTTTGTTCTAATTCTGGTGATTTAATCATTCTGCCATTAATTGCCACCTTCACCCAATCAGGACGATGACGATGACATCTATCGGGTAATCCTATCACTAAATACAAAGATGAATTTTCCAGATTTGGTATTTCTAAATTCACCTCATGTAAATCATCCTGTCGTACCTGGGGGAGAATTTGCGGAATTAGTTTTCCTCCACTTGGTGCCGGACAAATCGTAAACCATTCTTTGTCATTTTGCCAAACTTGATAATTAACATGAGGATGACATAAAGCTATTTGGTGAATTATCCCTTGTACAGCTTTTAATTGCTGATTTGTAGAGGGTAAACCTTGCCGACGGGCTGCACAATTAGCAAATAAATTATTAACTGTCACCACAGTACCAGGGGCAATAGCAGCAAAATCTACTTGTTCTACTTCCCCTTCATTATTATAATTAACTCGCCAGCCTTCACTACCCCCCAAAGGACGACTTAATACTTCTAAATCTGCCAAGGTTGTTAAACTATGTAGAGCTTCACCACGAAACCCTAAACTATTAATTTTCCATAAGTCTGCACTAGAATGAATTTTGCTGGTACTGTGTGCTGTTGCGGCTTGTTGCAAATCATCCAAATTCATGCCGTAACCATTATCAGCCACCCGAACTCGCCACACTTGCGGCCATAAAGAAACGACAATGCGCGTTGCTCCAGCATCTAAGGCATTTTCTACCAACTCCCTGACAACAGATACTAAAGAGTCAATTACTTCTCCTGCCGTAATTAAATATACAACTTCTGTTGGTAAAGCTTGAATAGTAGATGCCATAGAAAGAATTAATAATTAAGAATTAAGAATTAAGAATTGTGGGACTGTGCAGATAATTAGCTTACAATAGTATGGTTACAAAATTATTATTTTTAAATTCTGCTGTCATTCTAAAGAAATACGAATTAAGAAGGGATATTTGGTAGATTTCTGATTAGATTAGCCGCGGAAAAAGCTTATGAGTATTAATTTTGTTGCTGATGTTAATGACTTAAGGACAAGTCTTCTATGGGGTCAACCTGCTTTTACAATTATTGATGTGCGCGATCGCTCAAAATACAATCAAAGTCGGATCACAGGCGCAATTTCTATGCCCCTCAATGACTTGGAATCTCGCGTCCAATATACTCTCCACAGAGAACGCCAAATCTACATTTATGGCGAAAATGACAGCCAATCAGCCCAAGGTGTAAGAACCCTACAATTCCTGGGTTTTTCAGCAGTGGCTGAACTTAGCGGTGGTTTACCAGCCTGGAAATCCATCGGTGGCGCTACAGAAGGTACAGAAGCTTAAATCTTGAGGAGTAGGGGCAATCCCCCTGTGGTTGCCCCTCTTGAGGAGTGGTTGCCCCTCTTGAGGAGTGGTTGCCCCTCTTGAGGAGTCACCGAGTCAGGAGAAAGAAAAAAATTCCTTCCCTGTTCCCTGTTCCCTGTTCCCTATTCCCTATTCCCTATTCCCTATTCCCTATTCCCTATTCCCTACTTCAACAACCCAGTTAATAAAGATGCCGGACGTTGACGACTGTGAGGCCAAGCAAAAGCATGGCGGAAAGCTGCATCTTGACAAGCTTGTAATTGTTGAAAATTGATAATGTCGTAAGTCAAAAGATTTTCATATTCAAAGGGTAGACGCATATTATGTAATCCCGCATTGTCCGTACAAATGGCGATATCAACTCCAGCTTCAAAACATCGGTCAAAAACTAATTTTAGTTCACGGATATCCTGCAAAGTCCCTGTTTTTAAATAAGTTGTCGGACAAACTTCTAAACACTGTCCTCTCCTGGCAATTTCTGGCAGTAATTCAGGATATAAAAAAGGAATTTGGATACCGTGACCAATTCGCATTAAATAGGGTAATAATTCTGGATAACAACCATCTTTTGTTTCATAAAGATGCCCAGTGGTATTAATACCCTGTGAATGAGCATAGTTATATAAACTTATCCATTCTGCCATGCGTTCGGCATAATAGCGATCGCCACCAGCCACATCTACCGCACAGACATATTCCCTATTTTGTGCCGCTAAATCAATAATTGCCTTATTTACCTCAAAAGGTAAACGAGAGTGCATACAGAGAATTTGAGTAGTAACAATGGGATATTCGGGTACATGACTAGATTTACCCACAATATCGACAATTTCTGCCATCTTCTCAATTCTTTCGTTTTGACTTAGATGTTCAGGAGTTCGTAAATAGGGAGTATAACGTAATTCCAAATAAGCCAAATTCTCAAAAATATAAGCGCCACGTAATAAGCGGTAAATAAAGTATGGTAAAGTTTCCACAGTTTGC
The window above is part of the Dolichospermum sp. DET69 genome. Proteins encoded here:
- a CDS encoding DNA cytosine methyltransferase; translation: MKTLQPVAVDLFAGAGGFGLGFEIAGFSVPLSIEIDAWACDTLRYNHPEMTVIQNDIRDFNNINSVKEICLLKPDIIIGGPPCQGFSIAGPAQKDPHDPRNTLFINFAQWISFLEPKAFIMENVKGLLSRKNVDGVKVIDIIKKTFEDIGYFVEIWLLNSAEYGIPQIRERVFIVGNKLGKQIGIPPKTHFLDLLNINSWQLSLEGIHLNPAISLWDAISDLPQLNAREGKEEQSYILEAQNSYQQWIRNSSKTLYNHVAMEHSDRLVERFKQIKWGESSSDVAKEYGAKRRNGNGELSGKTYDQNNRRLNPCKPAHTIAASFYANFIHPFQHRNLTAREGARVQSFPDNYRFLGKKTVVSHKLLQRENRFNEKFLCQYNQVGNAVPPLLAKAIAVHLQEKLELCPQLIETH
- the mutL gene encoding DNA mismatch repair endonuclease MutL: MASTIQALPTEVVYLITAGEVIDSLVSVVRELVENALDAGATRIVVSLWPQVWRVRVADNGYGMNLDDLQQAATAHSTSKIHSSADLWKINSLGFRGEALHSLTTLADLEVLSRPLGGSEGWRVNYNNEGEVEQVDFAAIAPGTVVTVNNLFANCAARRQGLPSTNQQLKAVQGIIHQIALCHPHVNYQVWQNDKEWFTICPAPSGGKLIPQILPQVRQDDLHEVNLEIPNLENSSLYLVIGLPDRCHRHRPDWVKVAINGRMIKSPELEQTIFSAFHKTLPRDRYPVCFLHLTISPEQINWNRNPAKTEIYLNELSFWQEQITEAINKSLRISETNIKESVQTTRVSNLLKVAESKGEYNFNSQSSQNQENQNYLKAVAQVSNTYIVAEHSGGMWLVEQHIAHERVLYEQLCDNWQLVPVETPIIIYQLSPAQVSQLERINLDIEPFGDKLWAVRNIPAILKQREDCAEAILELSWGGDLQTAQVAVACRSAIRNGTKMTLPEMQTLLDNWQRTRNPRTCPHGRPIYLSLEESALARFFRRSWVIGKSHGI
- a CDS encoding rhodanese-like domain-containing protein; its protein translation is MSINFVADVNDLRTSLLWGQPAFTIIDVRDRSKYNQSRITGAISMPLNDLESRVQYTLHRERQIYIYGENDSQSAQGVRTLQFLGFSAVAELSGGLPAWKSIGGATEGTEA
- a CDS encoding adenosine deaminase, with the protein product MALYAELHRHLGGSVVPRVLWRYFQRHNTELISRFSEYSEFEDFYTRPRNTLDEYLELHTLVESVQTVETLPYFIYRLLRGAYIFENLAYLELRYTPYLRTPEHLSQNERIEKMAEIVDIVGKSSHVPEYPIVTTQILCMHSRLPFEVNKAIIDLAAQNREYVCAVDVAGGDRYYAERMAEWISLYNYAHSQGINTTGHLYETKDGCYPELLPYLMRIGHGIQIPFLYPELLPEIARRGQCLEVCPTTYLKTGTLQDIRELKLVFDRCFEAGVDIAICTDNAGLHNMRLPFEYENLLTYDIINFQQLQACQDAAFRHAFAWPHSRQRPASLLTGLLK